The DNA segment CATTACTCTAGTTGTACCATTGCTACTATTTGAAGCGATCGCCCTTAGTAGTTCTAATCCACCAATGCCAGCTACAATACCCCTACTCGCTCATTTGGGGTTAATCTTACTAGCAGCAGCCATTTTATCCTTAGGAATGTTTATTTCTTCCTTAACCGACAGCACTATCTTGTCTGCTGTCCTCACCTTTGCCCTAGTTTTATTGCTGTTATTTGTGGATGTAATTGCTAAAGGTATCGGTGGCCCCGTAGGAGACATAATTGGACATTTATCTCTACTAAAACATTACAACACCTTCATTCAAGGCATTTTTGACACCAGCGCCTTAATATTATTTGCCAGTTACATATTTTTGGGAATCTTTCTCACAGCCCAATCAATTGATGCACTGAGATTTCAGCGTAATTAGTTCAGTTGTGAGTTGTCAGTTGACCAATGACCAATGACCAATGACCAATGACCAATGACCAATGACCAATGAAAATTATTCAACAAAAGCAACTTTGGAAATATTTATTTTGGTTGGGCCCTTTTTTGATTGTCGCGGGTTTAACGTCTGGATTAGTTTCTGATACCTGGGGAACAATTACCCTAGTATTATTAATTTCTGGAATTGTCATCATTGGGTTGTGGTTAGCGTGGCAAAGTCAGCGTAGTCATTGGTGGAAACGACGTTCTACCCAAGCTGGTACTAACGCTCTGGCGGCAACTCTGGCAGTTTTGGTGATTTTGGGACTGATAAACTTTTTAGGGAGTCGCTACCAAATACGGGCAGACTTAACAGAAGCCCAGCTATTTACCCTATCACCACAGTCACAGCAACTGGTGCAAAATCTCCCACAACCAGTAAAAGTTTGGGTGTTTGATGTCATCCAAAATCCCCAAGACCGACAAATTTTAGAAAATTATCGCCGCAAAAGTCCTAACTTTCAGTTTGAGTATATTAATCCCCAAACTAGACCAGGACTAGCGGAAAAGTTTGGCGTTAAAGATTATGGTGAGGTTTATTTAGAATCTGGCAACAGACGACAATTAGTGCAAACCCTGAATGTGAATGAACGTCTGTCAGAAATTCGGTTAACTAATCGCCTACAACAAATTATTAGCGATCGCACTGCCAAAGTCTACTTCCTGCAAGGTCACGGCGAACACC comes from the Nostoc sp. PCC 7120 = FACHB-418 genome and includes:
- a CDS encoding ABC transporter permease encodes the protein MGIILSNIIAIYRRELQSYFVSPLAYAIASVFWFIAGLFLVMILLGPNGILVYVASLDVQGQQLGVPVPPIDVPAEFIQAFLDRLGWLLLFILPVLSMGLYAEERKRGTLELLATSPVTNWAVAVGKLLGVLTFFITLVVPLLLFEAIALSSSNPPMPATIPLLAHLGLILLAAAILSLGMFISSLTDSTILSAVLTFALVLLLLFVDVIAKGIGGPVGDIIGHLSLLKHYNTFIQGIFDTSALILFASYIFLGIFLTAQSIDALRFQRN